From a single Lolium rigidum isolate FL_2022 chromosome 7, APGP_CSIRO_Lrig_0.1, whole genome shotgun sequence genomic region:
- the LOC124669921 gene encoding BTB/POZ and MATH domain-containing protein 1-like: MAGSHAPVERMASRCTPATARATLAFEIVGYSLHKGMRAGKFIQSPRFSVGGHEWCVRYCPNGIPMVDINKDYLSVSLELLSKRAEDVPVLFDLRLINRATGLSSSLNYCLESPLVLSSLDPSKDTFAMGIMKKSDLEKSALLQDDCLLIECDLTVIKEPLVDQPVEVQMPPSNLSDNLEKLLETGEEADVTFKVKGEVFIAHKIVLAMRSPVFKAELYGPMRDNTSQKITVQDIQPAVFKALLHFIYTDSLPSMEDVHDDDDHKEMVKHLLVAADRYAIERLKMICEGTLCKSLEVESVATMLALADQHQCIRLKDACVEFVTSSNRMDDVVATQGYAHLKRSCPAVLVDIYERVTKSRRI; encoded by the coding sequence ATGGCAGGATCCCACGCGCCAGTAGAAAGGATGGCGTCGAGATGCACCCCCGCGACGGCGCGGGCCACGCTCGCGTTCGAGATCGTTGGGTACAGCCTGCACAAGGGCATGCGCGCCGGCAAATTCATCCAGTCACCCCGCTTCTCCGTTGGCGGGCACGAATGGTGCGTCCGCTACTGCCCTAACGGAATTCCGATGGTTGACATCAACAAGGACTACCTCTCAGTATCCCTCGAGCTCCTGAGCAAGCGCGCTGAAGATGTGCCGGTGCTCTTCGACTTGAGGCTCATCAACAGGGCCACTGGGCTGTCTTCATCGCTCAACTACTGCTTGGAATCGCCGCTGGTGCTTAGTTCTCTCGACCCTAGTAAGGACACATTTGCCATGGGGATCATGAAGAAAAGCGACCTGGAAAAGTCTGCTCTACTACAGGATGACTGCCTCTTGATTGAGTGCGACCTAACTGTCATCAAGGAGCCACTTGTTGACCAACCTGTGGAGGTCCAGATGCCACCATCAAACTTGTCTGATAACCTAGAAAAATTGCTAGAGACGGGAGAGGAAGCAGATGTGACATTCAAGGTTAAAGGGGAGGTTTTCATTGCGCACAAGATTGTGCTTGCTATGCGGTCGCCGGTCTTCAAGGCAGAGCTCTATGGGCCGATGAGAGACAACACGAGCCAGAAGATAACTGTCCAAGACATCCAGCCTGCTGTTTTCAAGGCATTGCTGCACTTCATCTACACGGATTCGTTGCCTTCCATGGAAGATgttcatgatgatgatgaccataaAGAAATGGTTAAGCACTTGCTAGTGGCTGCTGATCGCTATGCAATTGAAAGGTTGAAGATGATATGTGAAGGCACTCTTTGCAAAAGTCTTGAAGTTGAGTCTGTTGCGACCATGTTAGCTCTAGCTGATCAGCATCAGTGCATCAGGCTAAAAGATGCTTGTGTTGAATTTGTCACCTCTTCAAACAGAATGGATGATGTGGTGGCAACCCAAGGGTATGCGCACCTGAAAAGATCATGCCCTGCTGTCTTAGTAGATATCTATGAGAGAGTAACCAAGTCCCGCAGAATCTAG